The genome window CCAAATTCGAACTTGGTATCCGCCAGAATCAGCCCCGAATGCCGTGCTCTCTCCTCTGCACTCCGGTAGAGCGCAAGGCTGATCTCAGCAACGCGATGCGCGAAGATGCTTCCGATGCGCTCGGCCACCGCGGACAACGAGATATTCTCGTCATGACCGACAGTTGCCTTCGTCGCCGGTGTAAAAATGGGTTCCGGTAGCTTTTCACTCTCTTTCAAGCCGCCCGGCAGCGCCACCCCATGAAGAATCACATCCTTATGTTCTCCACCTGCCGCCACATACTCTTTCCATAGCGAGCCGGCAAGATAGCCTCGGACCACACACTCGATCGGCAGCGGCGTTGCCTTCAGACAGAGCATGCTTCGTCCGGCCAACTTCCGTTTTAGGGCGGGTTCGAGGGAAACACCGCTACGTTCCAAATAGGGCAGTATGGCCGCATCATCTACCGCCAAGCAGTGATTGGGCACCAAGGGGCTCAACTGCTGAAACCACCACCCAGAAAGTTGAGTAAGCACACGCCCTTTATCGGGAATGCCCTCCTGCAACACCACATCGAAAGCCGATATACGGTCGGTGGCGACAATAAGCAGCGAGTCGTTACCGACTTCAAAAATTTCGCGTACCTTGCCCGATGTGCGATGAACGAGACCCGGAATAGCGATATGTTGAAGAGGTGTCATCTTCGTTTTAACCGGAACGTCGCCATGGAGTGTTTCGGCAGATTCACAAGGTAGCCGCCCTGCGTGCTCTCAGTGGCCTTAATGGGCTGCGGTACCACCGCGTCCGGCTTCTCCGCCGAGTTATGAGCGAGGGGGTTATCGGCTGTCAACAGCTGTGCATCGAACAGCACGCGGCCCTCTGTGCCGCCGAAATGCACCGAGGCCGACTGATCCAAATGCAAATTGAGAACGGTGAGTGTAAGATTGTCCTCCTTATCGAGCGAAGCGGTAGCCGTAACGCAGCGCAGCTCCTCACTAACGGGCAAAAGACTTGCATGCACCTCTACCTCCAGAGCGGTGGCCCCTATATGTGGGGCATGAAGCTGAAAGACATGATAGGTGGGTGTACGCCACATAGCAGCCCCTCGCGTCTGAATGGGCGCATGAAGCACATTTACGACTTGCGCGAGGTTGGCCAAACTCAAAACGCGGCACTGCCGATGAAAGCCTTCCAGAACAATGGCGGCCGCTAGGGCATCGCGTAGGGTCGAAACCTGCTCGTAGGGCCCACCGCGTTTATCAGGATCAAACTGAAGTCTCGCCTCCGGATGCCAAATACCCCACTCATCCAGAGCAACCCCCACACGGCGTCGTTCGCCGAGCTCCACACGAATGATGTCGGCGGTCTGTTGCACAAAGGCTTCCGTCAGCGATGCCTCGGTAAAAAGGCGATAAGAGACCTTCTCAGAGGGATCGAGCTCTCCCCCTTCTCCGTGCCAGTAGCGGTGCACTGAAAGATGGTCAATGGTATCTAGATGGTGGCGCAAGGTTTGCAGGAGAGTCCGATTCCACGGCTCATCGAAGCCGCAAGCAACAAGCTCAATGTGGGGGTCTACATGCCGAAGCATGGTTGCATAGCGCCGATACTCCAGCGCATAATCGCGCGCATCGAAGTTGCCTCCACACCCCCAGTTTTCGTTACCAACCCCCCACAGCTTCACCCCAAACGGTTTTTCCGCTCCATTTGCCCGCCGTAGCCGGGTAAGGGTTGTATCTAGAGCGCTGTTGCAGTACTCAACCCAATCGCACATCTCTTGAGGCGATCCCGTTCCTACATTTGCAGCCAAATAGGGTTCGGCCCCCGTCTGCTCACAAAACCAAAGAAACTCATGGGTGCCTAAGCTGTTGTCGTCCTCGACAACCTCTCCACAGGACATCCCGAGCCTTCTAGGGCGCTGATCCTTAGGTCCGATACCATCGCGCCAATGGTAGTGATCCGCATAACACCCCCCAGGCCAACGCAGCAATGGCATAGGCATGTTTTTCAGCGCCTCGAGCACATCGGTGCGAAAACCTTTTTGGTTAGGAACCGGCGCGCTCGTAGGCTTCAAAAACAGTCCATCATAACAGCAGCGCCCTAGGTGTTCCGCAAAATGTCCGTACAGACGTGGAGAT of Chthonomonas calidirosea T49 contains these proteins:
- a CDS encoding phosphoribosylaminoimidazolesuccinocarboxamide synthase is translated as MTPLQHIAIPGLVHRTSGKVREIFEVGNDSLLIVATDRISAFDVVLQEGIPDKGRVLTQLSGWWFQQLSPLVPNHCLAVDDAAILPYLERSGVSLEPALKRKLAGRSMLCLKATPLPIECVVRGYLAGSLWKEYVAAGGEHKDVILHGVALPGGLKESEKLPEPIFTPATKATVGHDENISLSAVAERIGSIFAHRVAEISLALYRSAEERARHSGLILADTKFEFGLRNGELIWIDEALTPDSSRYWEASLYRPGQSQPSFDKQFVRDWLEQTGWNKQPPPPTLPLEVVQRTAEKYREAYRRLTGKELPTYEE
- a CDS encoding alpha-N-arabinofuranosidase, which produces MEDVRITIKPDVRIGTISPRLYGHFAEHLGRCCYDGLFLKPTSAPVPNQKGFRTDVLEALKNMPMPLLRWPGGCYADHYHWRDGIGPKDQRPRRLGMSCGEVVEDDNSLGTHEFLWFCEQTGAEPYLAANVGTGSPQEMCDWVEYCNSALDTTLTRLRRANGAEKPFGVKLWGVGNENWGCGGNFDARDYALEYRRYATMLRHVDPHIELVACGFDEPWNRTLLQTLRHHLDTIDHLSVHRYWHGEGGELDPSEKVSYRLFTEASLTEAFVQQTADIIRVELGERRRVGVALDEWGIWHPEARLQFDPDKRGGPYEQVSTLRDALAAAIVLEGFHRQCRVLSLANLAQVVNVLHAPIQTRGAAMWRTPTYHVFQLHAPHIGATALEVEVHASLLPVSEELRCVTATASLDKEDNLTLTVLNLHLDQSASVHFGGTEGRVLFDAQLLTADNPLAHNSAEKPDAVVPQPIKATESTQGGYLVNLPKHSMATFRLKRR